The Apium graveolens cultivar Ventura chromosome 11, ASM990537v1, whole genome shotgun sequence genome has a window encoding:
- the LOC141695570 gene encoding cation/H(+) antiporter 24-like, producing MTGLAIANGPLWLGLAVPDGPPLGATLVEKSETFLWEILMPFSYVYIGLYTDVFSLHDDTQPYFTMLVLTSTAMTAIASPLINFVYDPTRPYMLNKRRNIQHNPPNMEFKIVLTVHDEESVPGFISLFEVSNPTPSSPLVVFALRLIELVGRATPLFIDHDNQEQNFNYSSINPIHNALRCSHDSMCGFIRIHPFTSVSPKRREQKHGSLSINSNIFSHAPCSVGVFVDKGFFQKPLSQANAKSVRHHFAMLFLGGPDSREALAYADRMVGHPDISLTVVRFLAYDGEGDHVMEKLDDGLVTWFWVKNEGNRRVIYREVVVKNGEETMAAIQSINDVYYDLWIVGRGNGINRSLVQGLTTWSDNDELGIIGEYVSSSDISATASVLVVQQQILRDQEPVKTKRGFTVPGL from the exons ATGACTGGACTAGCTATAGCAAATGGACCATTATGGCTAGGATTAGCCGTGCCAGATGGTCCACCTTTAGGCGCAACACTAGTGGAGAAAAGTGAGACGTTTTTATGGGAGATTTTGATGCCATTCTCTTATGTGTATATTGGATTATATACAGATGTGTTTTCTCTACATG ATGATACACAACCATATTTTACAATGCTGGTGCTGACATCAACTGCAATGACTGCTATAGCTTCACCATTGATTAACTTTGTTTATGATCCGACGAGGCCATACATGCTTAACAAACGAAGAAATATCCAGCACAACCCTCCAAACATGGAGTTTAAAATTGTTCTTACTGTTCATGATGAAGAAAGTGTTCCCGGATTTATCAGTCTCTTTGAAGTCTCCAATCCCACTCCAAGTAGTCCACTGGTTGTTTTTGCTCTTCGTCTCATTGAGCTTGTTGGTCGTGCCACTCCTCTTTTTATAGACCATGAcaatcaagaacaaaatttcaactACAGCAGTATCAATCCAATCCACAATGCCTTAAGATGTTCCCATGACTCAATGTGTGGATTTATTAGAATCCACCCCTTCACATCCGTCTCTCCGAAGAGAA GGGAGCAGAAACATGGCAGCTTATCAATAAATTCTAACATATTCTCCCATGCACCATGCTCCGTTGGAGTTTTTGTAGATAAAGGCTTTTTCCAGAAACCTCTTTCCCAGGCCAATGCCAAGTCCGTAAGGCACCACTTTGCAATGCTATTCCTGGGGGGACCCGATTCTCGTGAAGCTCTTGCTTATGCTGACAGAATGGTTGGACATCCTGATATATCGTTAACAGTGGTACGATTTCTTGCATACGATGGGGAAGGAGACCACGTAATGGAAAAGCTTGATGATGGACTAGTGACATGGTTTTGGGTAAAAAATGAAGGGAACAGACGTGTTATTTATAGGGAGGTAGTAGTAAAAAATGGAGAGGAAACAATGGCAGCGATACAGTCAATTAACGATGTTTACTACGATTTATGGATTGTTGGAAGAGGGAACGGGATTAATCGGTCATTAGTACAAGGATTAACGACTTGGAGCGATAATGATGAGCTTGGGATAATTGGGGAGTATGTTTCATCTTCGGATATAAGTGCTACAGCCTCTGTATTAGTGGTGCAACAACAAATTCTAAGAGATCAAGAACCAGTTAAAACTAAGAGAGGCTTTACTGTCCCTGGATTGTAG